Proteins found in one Paralichthys olivaceus isolate ysfri-2021 chromosome 19, ASM2471397v2, whole genome shotgun sequence genomic segment:
- the asap2b gene encoding LOW QUALITY PROTEIN: arf-GAP with SH3 domain, ANK repeat and PH domain-containing protein 2b (The sequence of the model RefSeq protein was modified relative to this genomic sequence to represent the inferred CDS: deleted 1 base in 1 codon), producing MPELISVTEFVSETQEDYTAPTTSSFSTRMVHCRNTVTALEEALDVDRSVLYKIKKSVKSISTSGQTHVDNEEQYIQSLEKFGDNCVRKEDADVGSAFLKFAVFTKELKELFKNLLQNMNNIITFPLDSLLKGDLKGVKGDLKKPFDKAWKDYETKLVKLEKEKREHAKQHGMIRTEFSGGEIAEEMEKERRMFQLQMCEYLLKVNEIKVKKGADFLQNLIKYFHAQYNFFQDGLKAVESLRPSVEKLSTDLTTIKQSQDGERKQLNQLRDVLKASLQSEPKEDSQAKQNVGYSLHQLQGNKAHGTECSGVLYKKSEGLRKVWQKRKCAVRNGFLTICHGTANRPPAKLNLLTCQVKRNPEEKRSFDLFSHDRTYHFQAEDEAECQVWVSVLQNSKEEALNQAFKGNQDEGENNIVQELTKSIVVEVKRMSGNDGCCDCGASGPTWLSTNLGVVICIECSGIHREMGVHYSRIQSLDLDVLGTSELLLAKNVGNASFNEIMEADLSEQGVTKPDPSSDMQKRKDYITAKYTEKRFALRFCADTESRLQALYEAVRNRDILSLIQVYAEGVDLMDAIPQPNEHEPGETVLHLAVRMVDRNSLHIVDFLAQNSGNLDKQTAGGSTALHYCCLTDNRECLKLLLRGKASVSITNEAGETPLDICKRLRHTQCEELLTQAQTGKFNVHVHVEYEWRLQNEDLDESEDEMEDKPIPNRREERPVSCFVPGSASMQPNLAALARDAACLVRDKHRPQIPSTIISNETYGTMLDLLPAGPTPPLPPRAPQRGLGHSKPAAMETVGRQRSSSDPPNPQAPERNSSMYVLPAAPPPPPPPPGSRKSSLFEMRPVSARNTPLPPLPPPPALGPPPPPPVPSTPSIPSPPLYKAPPLPPPVPSHQTSKAPGPKSPGSPKSPTGSVKKPPQRPPVRTRSVNRQGSQSRSPQSPAPPTPQPRTAFSKQKPQRVKAIYNCSADHPDELTFSEGDVIVVEGEEDSEWWIGHVEGEPTRRGVFPVTFVHFITE from the exons GCTCTGGACGTGGATCGATCAGTTCTCTACAAGATCAAGAAGTCGGTGAAGTCCATCAGCACATCTGGTCAGA ctcaTGTGGACAACGAGGAGCAGTACATCCAGTCCTTGGAGAAGTTCGGAGACAACTGTGTCCGCAAAGAGGATGCAGACGTTGGCTCCGCCTTCCTGAAGTTTGCCGTCTTCACCAAAGAGCTGAAGGAGCTCTTCAAAAACCTG CTGCAGAACATGAACAACATCATCACGTTCCCTCTGGACAGTTTGTTGAAGGGCGACCTGAAAGGAGTGAAAGGG gaccTGAAGAAGCCGTTCGACAAAGCCTGGAAGGATTACGAGACCaaact AGTGaagctggagaaggagaagagggagcACGCCAAGCAGCACGGGATGATTCGGACGGAGTTCAGTGGAGGAGAAATcgcagaggagatggagaaggagcGACGGATGTTCCAGCTGCAGATGTGTGAG taTCTCCTCAAAGTGAACGAGATCAAAGTGAAGAAAGGAGCTGACTTCCTCCAGAACCTCATCAAGTATTTCCATGCTCAGTACAA TTTTTTCCAGGACGGACTGAAAGCTGTGGAGAGTCTGAGGCCTTCGGTGGAGAAACTGTCGACAGACTTGACCACG ATTAAACAGAGTCAGGACGGAGAGAGGAAACAGCTGAATCAGCTCCGAGACGTCCTGAAGGCTTCGCTGCAGTCTGAGCCCAAAGAG GATTCTCAGGCGAAGCAGAACGTAGGTTACAGCCTCCATCAGCTGCAGGGAAACAAGGCCCACGGCACCGAGTGCTCCGGAGTCCTCTACAAGAAAAGTGAAGG GCTGAGGAAGGTGTGGCAGAAGAGGAAGTGCGCGGTGCGGAACGGTTTCCTGACCATCTGCCACGGCACG GCCAACAGACCTCCAGCCAAACTCAACCTGCTCACCTGCCAGGTGAAGAGGAACCCTGAGGAGAAGAGAAGCTTCGACCTGTTCTCAC ACGACAGAACCTATCACTTCCAAGCCGAGGACGAAGCCGAGTGTCAGGT CTGGGTGTCGGTGCTGCAGAACAGTAAAGAGGAGGCGCTGAATCAGGCGTTTAAAGGAAACCAGGACGAAGGAGAGAACAACATCGTGCAGGAACTGACCAAGTCCATCGTAGTAGAGGTGAAGAGGATGAGTGGCAACGACGGCTGCTGCGACTGTGGAGCCTCCG GTCCCACCTGGTTGTCCACTAACCTGGGAGTGGTGATCTGTATCGAGTGTTCGGGGATCCACAGGGAGATGGGCGTCCACTACTCCAGGATCCAGAGTCTGGATCTGGATGTCCTGGGAACCTCGGAGCTGCTG TTGGCGAAGAACGTGGGAAATGCCAGTTTCAATGAGATAATGGAGGCAGATTTGTCGGAGCAGGGCGTAACCAAACCTGATCCGAGCAGCGACAT GCAGAAGAGGAAGGACTACATCACGGCCAAGTACACAGAGAAACGCTTCGCTCTGCGGTTTTGTGCCGACACTGAGTCCAGACTGCAGGCTTTATACGAGGCCGTCAGGAACAGAGACATCCTGTCACTGATCCAGGTCTACGCCGAGGGGGTAGACCTGATGGACGCCATCCCGCAGCCCAACGAACAT GAACCTGGAGAGACTGTGCTCCATCTGGCGGTCCGAATGGTCGACAGGAACTCCCTCCACATCGTGGACTTCCTCGCTCAGAACAG tgggaACCTGGACAAGCAGACGGCCGGAGGAAGCACGGCGCTGCATTACTGCTGCCTGACCGACAACCGAGAGTGTCTCAAACTGCTGCTGAGAGGAAAAGCCTCTGTGTCCATCA CAAACGAAGCAGGAGAGACTCCGCTGGACATTTGCAAACGTCTCCGACACACTCAGTGTGAAGAACTG CTGACTCAGGCTCAGACTGGAAAGTTTAACGTTCACGTTCATGTCGAGTACGAGTGGCGTCTCCAGAACGAGGACCTGGATGAGAGCGAGGACGAGATGGAGGACAAG CCCATACCGAACCGCCGTGAGGAGCGTCCAGTCAGCTGCTTCGTGCCGGGCAGTGCCTCCATGCAGCCCAACCTGGCGGCGTTGGCCCGGGACGCTGCCTGCCTGGTGCGGGACAAACACAGGCCTCAGATTCCCAGCACCATAATCAGCAATGAGACGTACGGCACCATGCTGGACCTGCTGCCGGCAGGACCCACGCCACCGCTCCCTCCCAGAGCCCCCCAGAGAG gattGGGTCACAGTAAACCTGCCGCCATGGAAACCGTTGGAAGGCAAAGGTCGTCGTCTGACCCCCCGAATCCCCAGGCCCCTGAGAGGAACTCCTCCATGTACG TGCTGCCAGcagctcctccccctcctccccctcctccaggaAGCAGGAAGTCCAGTCTGTTTGAAATGAGGCCTGTCTCAGCCAGgaacacccccctccctccgctgcctcctccaccagcattggga ccccccccccctcctccagtcCCATCAACACCCTCCATACCTTCACCCCCCCTCTACAAAGCTCCACCTCTACCCCCTCCTGTCCCCAGCCACCAAACCAGCAAAGCACCAGGACCCAAGTCTCCTGGATCCCCCAAATCACCCACCGG ATCAGTGAAAAAGCCTCCTCAAAGACCACCTGTCAGGACCAGATCTGTGAACAGACAag GTTCTCAGTCCAGATCTCCTCAGAGTCCGGCTCCTCCAACACCTCAACCCAGAACCGCCTTTTCT AAGCAGAAGCCTCAGAGAGTGAAGGCCATCTACAACTGTTCAGCTGATCATCCAGACGAGCTGACGTTCAGTGAGGGGGATGTGATCgtggtggagggggaggaggacagTGAGTGGTGG ATCGGTCACGTTGAAGGAGAGCCGACCAGACGGGGAGTGTTTCCTGTCACCTTCGTTCACTTCATCACAGAGTGA